A region of the Triplophysa rosa linkage group LG5, Trosa_1v2, whole genome shotgun sequence genome:
GTTGATGTTACAGTACATCAGGTGTGGGGGTGCTGAGGGATGTCTGTCTGCTATCTTTCAAATGTGGATTTTGCCACCATCTAGTGATAACTAGATACTGTAAATGGACGAATCAGACAAACTTTAATGACAGCTAGTTTTTCCTTTTTCTGGACCAAAGCTTTTCTGCCTTTTGCCAAAATTAAATGTGATGGAATATGAACGAGAGGAAAAAGAGCAAGTACAGATGACACAACATGAAACAATATGTTAATTGCCACATACAGACAGGAAGTAAAATCACTCTGCACCTTGAAAGagtttgatatacagtatataatgtgTATAGGCAAGACCAACCATTACACTAGATCTAACTGCCAGCTACTGAACTCAATAAAAAGGTGATTTTATAAAGAATCGTGACATTTTCTGGTTGCCAAATGAAACAAATGTGACAAACAATGTTCAGTTACTCTCCTATCTCATCTTAGActtaatacatttgtttgttaaaggttgttggaaacgtaatatttgaataaattattttattattaataattatataaaatatttttataataattttataatattttataaatatatagttCTGAGAATATGTTATAAAGAATGCATTGTCTAGAAAtgagttacatttacatttagtcatttagcagacgcttttatccaaagcgaattacagagagttcagggagcaataagcgatagtTCTAGAAATGAATTTAACATGACTGTTCGAAAGCAGAAGCTTGCATCCAGCTAACACTAAAGCATTAAATATAatctataaaataataataaagcctaaatgttttttttaccctcagacatgtatatttattcaaGATGAGCATGTTTTTTCACCCATATTAAAAACGAATACCACTTTTTTCATAAATGTCATTTAACAGAAGTAAATGACAAATGTTAACCATACTGTCCATGCTGtaagaaaaacatgaacaagagtaaaaatgtcttaaagatgtcttatttcttaaaaatgtaatgctttaaCACCCCCAAATGACAATTCACAAATGAATTGAATTGAGCAGCCTGTTCACACTTTGTTAATAACCTTGTCAAATTACCTGGGATCTGCATTTTGTCTACTTATATCTCCATGTGCTTCGGACAGAGATGTTAATCAGAACAGGCTTTATTCCTCTGCAGTAATCCTATTATGACACCAAATGATTACTCGGATATATATCCATGATGTCCATGCAGGCAAAGCCCTATTACAAAAGAGTAAACTTGTAAAAGAGCACAGACAGATAGTGACAGCAAACAGTCAGGTAAGAATGACATTCGGTTCTCTTTTTGATCCTTGTATTGTAATTATAGCGTAGCATGCCACAGTTCTACACCACAGATTATAAACAGTTAAAGACTGTAGGCatagtattttatatttcagaatGCATCCACATTATCAAGAACCTAAGAAACCGCAACGGTGACACTACTGTGGCAAAGGCTTTGAATTGATAGAGACACCAAAATGGTCTATTGAATGTATGAGCAAGTAAATTATTTTGATGTGTAAATAATACTAAGGAAAAATACTAAGGTGTTATGTATGTAATGATTGTGAAAATATGAGTGAAACTGTATAGAGGGATGACAAATGTAGAAGACAAGATTATAACTTCTATAGTTTACGTCTGAGTTTGTATTGCTCATAACATCCAGATGTGATATGGCACAATCATCATATTTCATTGGTAAACCACCAGCTAACCCTTTGCTAACCCTGTTGATTCAATTTATCATTggcatgcagatttttttatttcaggctTCGGTAGGCTATAAGTCTTTGCAAATAGCAGAACTTTTGCGAGAAAACAACCAATTGAATTCCATTCTAACCTTCCAAACACAACAATATAATATGATTTTAATCTAATCCATCAACTACAACAGCGTAATCTGCTAAATCCACCTCAACCTGGATAACTGTAACAAGAACTGACTGTGTCGGCATGTCCTAAACgagaataaaaacattacagataATCACAATATTCATAACAGTCAACACAAGCTTCCATTATAGTTTCTGGAAAGATAAAAAAGGAGTTAATGTGTAAAACATCAGCCACTTAAGGTCATCCCTGGTTTTCCTGTTCAATGTACAGTAATTGTTCTCATATGAGTGAATTTCTTAGatcttgtatttttttgtcattcatGAATTTGTATCATTAGGTATTAAGAAGATACCAGTGAAATCATGTCAGGGTCGACTGAGAATGAAGAACTGCCAGCAACACAAACAGGTTTGACAAAAGTCTAGTTTTAAACATATGTCTGATATAGTGAATACAATTCACAATAAAAAGTAACATATTgactgcaaaacaaaacaaatcctaACATCTAGTCATAATGGTGAGGTAATACTGGACTATCCCACAGTATACTGATACACCCATAATGGTAAGCAAATAAAGAACCAAAGCTCATTGattcatttgtgttcattttgCATATCCCAGGGCACAAAGGGGTAATTCATGACTGGAGAAGATTCAAACTGGAGAGTGAGGACCATGACAGCATCCCTCCTAACAAGAGAGAGCTACTCAGACAGATGTCCAACCCTAAATCCAGAAATGAGGACAAACAGGAAAAGGTCAACCGCAAGGTGAGTGTGAGACATAtttcaacacaataaaaacacaatgattCAGAGGAAGTAACTCGATTTCTCATTCATTAACCATCACTTTGTGTAACATGCCTGAGCTTACACTACCAGTTTCTTAAAATTTTGGACacacctacactgtaaaaaaatctctaaaaaactgaaattttatGGCAGCTGGGGAGCCAGAAATATTGCGTAAAATTATTTTTCGCTCTAAAATAACACGGTTTTCtcgtaaatttgcagtctttttcagtaatttgactgtaaaaaaagcgggaaaaaaatgaaattttccggcagctggggcgccagaaatatcCTGTTAAAATTAACTGGTTTTTTTTACCCGTTTTTCTGGTAAATTTGCAGcccttttctgtaatttgatggtttttgaccatatttcaaaattatgtgaaaatctgttaataaaacagtaaaaattcGTAATATTTGCCTACAGTTTTTTGGACATTATAGGCCTAGGCCTActtgaaaaatctgtaaaaacaaataacagtgaaattatgtaaaattatgttttttacagtatatgtatctATATTACTTTTCTATAGTGAACTTTTTCAAGGATATTTGTCTATAAAACtaatacaatgcatttatgCGTAAGGatgtttttaagattttaaaagaaatacaaatagtTGTTTTGTGtagttattaaaatattgtgtctACCTACACCTGTAGATGAGCATGCAAGAATACGAGATGATCCAAGAGGAGGACGAAAACTGTCTGCGTAATTATCGCAAGCAGTGTATGCAGGAGATGCACGAGCGCCTGAGCTTTGGCCCCACGTTTGATACCGTTTTTGAGTTGGAAAGTGGGGAGGCTTTTCTGGAGGTCATTGAAAAAGAACATTGCCTGACTTTAGTAGTGGTGCACATCTATGATGACGGGATTAAAGGATGTGACGCCCTCAACAATTGCCTGACTTGTCTGGCAGCAGAATATCCCAGCGTCAAATTCTGTCGCATTCGGGCTTCCGCTACAGGAGCGGGCGAGCGCTTTTCAGACGACGTTCTGCCCACTCTACTGGTGTACAAGGCCGGAGAGCTGCTCGGTAACTTCATGTGCGTTACGAAGCACATGAACGAGGAGTTCTTTGCTACAGACGTGGAGAACTTCTTGAATGAGTACGGTCTGCTACCAGAAAAAGAGTTTGCTGCCTGTCCCGATGAAGTGGAGAACGCTGATGTGGAATGATCCGGAAAACGTCAAAAGGTGGCAATGAATTACAAGAATCCAGCTGTCACACTGATAGAGATGCTATGAAAACACAAGTCTCGATTTCAACAAATACCCACTTCAAgggtatgtactgtatttaggCATTTGAAGAGTCTACTGCAGCAGCAATTCATCATTATATTATCAAGGGTACACTGTTATTCTCATTTATATAGActgcataaaaaatattaacattttcaatAATTTAACAAGGAATTTAATTTGCCACAttgtacagtatttacattCTATTGTGTATAAGCTGCTAAATGCTTCCGgagtaataaaaatatgtacagaTATATACGTAAGAATAATGTATGACTTTATGTGGCCATTCTCACCATATGAAATCCAAATGACATTCTTTTATGTAGACAGACACGCACATTTCTCTGTCTTGATGACAGTATGGTTTTGTGCTACAAAAACCCTTCCAGGTAAAACACGACCTGACATGCAGCCAACTAAGATCACAAAGATAACACGTTTAGCCTACACATTGTATCAGTGCTCACGTGTGTTTGCTGGGAGGTATGGGGAAAGTGCCATAGGTGAGTTTATTGCATTGACTCTCTTAAGGATATCCATAGTTATGTTTAATATGGGTTTTACTTTAGTTAAATGAAAGTTAAGAGCATCACAGAATTACTTATTGTAAATCATAACGCATAAAACCAATTATATTTCTTGCCCAGGGGGACTTTCTGTTTTGTGTAATGGATCAGTTCCTGTATTTCTTCAATACAGAGGAGCTGGCAGAAGCCAGAAAAAACTGGTTTGAAAATGACTCAAGACAAATTACCATAGAGAACAAGGCAAACCACAGACATTCTTTCTAGGAAGATGATGATGACAAACTTTTTATCTGTTAACAGAGCACATGCCACTATTAAGGGTGCTTTCAAAATCTAAAATAATGAAGAAAGTAAAAATTGTACTTGTGATAAAATTGTAATTACCCAATTAATAGACTTTAACAACAATTACAAAGAATTCAATATTATATAACAAGCCATTTCAAAGgccttttttattataaatgaactgAAGTGCATATTCAATGATCTGATTGAAATCATATATAAGATCATTTAATTCCATATTACTCAAACATACAAGCTTATACACTCATACATACATGTAGTTTGCAGTGTTACTCATTAAAATACAGCAGGGATGTTGCCGTAGCAAGAAGTGCAACAGCTGCTGCTACTGCCACACCtgtgggagagaaagagagagacatgaATGAATCAGATGGGGGACAAGGAAATATGAGTGTGAGAATTTAAAGCATTAGTCTAAGAATCACATGAAAAAAATGGTCTGCTCAATCTACCCATCTAGCACACAATCTAGTCATTGACACGGAATTCAATAttaatactgtactgtactaaaTACTTTAAATGTCATTCAGGTTTAAGCCTTATTAAAACCATGACGTGAACTTAGAATTATTACTAAAATTATTACTCATAAAGAGATTAAATATTCACCCCCCAGGCCATTTACCAGCATACATTGTTGTTTATAAAATGCATACTCCTAGAGCAAGAGCTTAGATGTTAATATCACAAGACACTTACCAGCATAGTATTGAGGGGCTTTCTGGATTTTGGGAGTTTCAACTTCTGAAGTGACATGTTCACTAGAATCACTACTGTGACTGTCAGTTACCTCAGAGCAAAATACTGAAATACATGAATAAACATGTAAAATCAGTGCATTTTAATCACTGGTTCTTGAAATTTTATAGCACCAAGCGGAAGAAAAAGTTCAGTATTTCCTATAAAGTGCTATGTGCTCTATGTTGCCATAGAGATGAATCATCCAAACTTCCCAAAGGGATCAGGTTTTCTGTTACCTACGGCTAGCAATATTACCTTTTCCATGTTTTGCTTTTTGGCCTTACATGGAAAATCATTTGTCTGCAAAGTTTTCTGAAACAGGTTTGAACAGGAGGAGAGGCGTAGCTGGCTATTATTGTTCTGGAGGGGAAATGAGCCAGGGTGCCTCAAAGgtttttaaacagtttgtgcTCATTTGGCATTCATTCTCACAGTCCCACACCTATACACATTCTTGACTGTTCAACAGTAAAATCCTACTTGTGCTCACTACTTCCTACATTTTTATAGGGTCTTTGCAAGAGCTTGCTTTACATGACGCACATCCAATATACAGATAGAAGGCCTGATAGCGATATGATACAATCCAACACAATAATATAATTACAAAAGTATATTCCGCTGTTTAAAAACTATGTTAACTAATTATCCCCAAAAgtctcattttaattttggcaAGACTTACAGTGACTGGTCTCCAAACTAATATCTATGTCCGTCTCTGGGATGTCCCAATCCAGCATCTCTTTCAGACGCTCGGCCACATCACCTGTGCTTTCATCTGGAAACATGTAGTCACACAGAGACAGACCAGAGCAGGGCGCTGGGACAAACACACGTCGAGGAAGAGCCTGCCGTCCACTGCATGGGCctgaagaaaaagaaataaaaaaatacattaatgtcCTGAATTATGctattttttaactttactatttactagtatttttttaaaactattttttactATGTGCAATCATTCAGTGTAGACTTTTCAACTATTACTATTTATTTACtagtattatttaaaaactatttttactaTGTGCAATCATTCAGTGTAGACTTTTTAACTATTACTATTTACTAGTACTATGTGCAATCGTTCCATGTAAAATTCAAAAACAGAACATGAGTGCCACCTAGCGGTCAGTATTATGTTTGCAAAAGaaacacttttttacatttcttgaaACTATGCAAACAAAAGGTGCCACTTTACCTTTGTGACTTCCCTCGCTTATTAAAAGATCCTCCAGAAACATCTCCACTCTGCAGGAAACCGTATTTATGATGTCTCTCTTGATGGCCTACATGCGCAACCATACATTTAGCACCAAGCACTGACTTCATATAAACTGAGAGTAAATAAGGAGTGTTACATTATAATGTAACAAATAATGTATGAATGCCCAAGTGTTACATTGAGCTATTTTTGGTGAAATGTGTCAAAATCAGCTTAAGAAATACTGCAATAACAGCATAAAGCAGTGAGAGCAGATTTACTGACCTGTGCAGCTTGTCTGGCTTTAGGTTTATTGTTGTGGATGTAGGCTCTGCAGTGCACCACCCCTCGAACCCTCGCTGAACCACTGCACACTTGAACCTGTGCGCTGGACCTCTCATCCACCTCTGGGTGCTCCTGTGATGTTGAtagtattataattttacaatgTACTAACATATACCCcatcaataatgtttaaaagaCGCAGTACTCACATCAGAGACAAGGATCCGTGCTGGGAGTGTTTGACGCTGGGTAATCTTTGGATTCTTTTTCTGAAAAAGAAGAGATGTCCGTTTCAGTTCAAATCcagaattaaaatgaatttaacaACGTAAAAACTAAATTAAGCCTTTACCTGTCCTGAAATAAATTCAGAGTCATCGAATGCCTGTTTACCATTTATGAGACAGTGACCAGCCTCAATCTGCTTAGCCCATTTCCTAAAACCATCCTGACCgcagaataaaaatatgaatgataCCATTTTGAACACTATGGCCTTTGGATACCTGTCTTAGTTCTCACCTGTATGCACTTTTCGGTGTTATTAGAGGCAGATTCATTCACAGGGATGTGCACATCGAGCTCAACAGAGCAGGTTAACATGGGCCAGGATGACAAGACGCTCGTCTGATACTTCCAGTCGGCTGGTTTGGCTGAACTCTGCAAATCAGTAATGAGTTCTGACTCTGAGTAAACATTATCAATAATACAGAGCAAATGATCAACCGCCTATTATTTTATATGTCTATAAACTTAGCTATTAGCCAAAAAAGTGTCTCCCACCTTTGGATCCTTCACATCAAATGTTCTGCAGACAGCTCTGTACATTTAGGTCAAGAATCTTTCAATTGTAATCTCAAATTTGACTATAGTAGAGAGATTTCTCAAGCACAATGTTTAGTGAATGAATGATAGTGTGCAGGATACTTCTTTGTGATGGAGCAAATGTGCAGTGTGACTCGATCCGTCACGTCCTCCTCTGTGAGCTCCCATAGTCTTCCTTTAGTTATATATTTATCCACAGCAAATATAAGCtatgtataataaaaacaaagaaataacatTATGATTACATTTTACAAAGTATGTAATCTTCAAAATCTGTTATGATAGTCATCTATAAAAGACATACCCTTTTTAGAGTGTTCTGGGCATCTTTAGAGAGTTCAGGTGGGGTTACCAAAAACAGCCCAAGGATGCTGAGACCTCCTGGTAACATGCGGGATACCTGCAACGTTgccattaaaaataatttactgtaCAAATAGACAGTTATTTTCTAATAGCCATAGTGTGAGAAGAGCAGGTTAACCCACCTGTCTGGCATGTTCTGTGACCCACTCCACATCAATGTCATCTAGTGGACTCCCCCCAGTCGAAGCTTTTGCAGGACCCTCACTCTCCCTGTGAGGAGTCTGTACGGCCAACACTACAAAATCTCGCTGAGGGGACGACTATGAAAAGACGAGGACATCTGGTTAGGTGCCACAATAACAAAATttctaaaaactgaaaactttggatttgtttgtttacttgacCAGTTAGGAGTCCCGTGACACACGATCCAGGTGGTGTCTGAAGTTCACCAAGATATTTCTCCACCGCTTCATCTACAATGTAGCTTCTACCCATTCTGCCTGCAAACTAACAATACAATTCAACTGTACAATTCAACTATCTGTGATGCAACCACCAAACATCTGTTCAAAAAAGGTGAACAATCACAATAAAATACCCTTGTAAGGTATACGGAGTTTTCACTGAACGAATACTACAGTTAAATTACCATGCATCTGCTATTTCAAGGGCTTAGTTTAAAAATCTTAAGTGCATTATGGTGGATAATATGAACTAAAAACTAACATAactacaaatataaacatttctttCTGCGGTTTTACGGGCACTACGATCTAACACTGAAAATAATACTAGAGTAAAACGTACCTTAAGTTCGTGCACACTTTAGACAGCTGATGAGCAATCAGAAGAACCGATACGTGTGACAAGACATGTAGTCGCATCATATACACGACAGCCAGAAACAACAGAGGCGTGTTTGATTGCACGCATAGCTGCGCAAATGGATCTACATATAGCATCACACTATCGCGAGAATAACCAGAGAGCCATTGTTATCGCGGTACTTCGATGTTATACGCTGACCGGTGTGCGCAGCGCCACGTGAAGTCGAATAGCCTATTTTGATTGGGCAACCCATCTTCAGTCATGCTAGAGTTTACAATCGCACAAATATGATGTAACGGTAGATAGCGGCTAATGCTAACTGATGCAGTGTGCCGGAGAGATGGCGGCACTTCTGCAGCAAGCTCTGGAGAGAAATGAAATTAGCAAACTGCCCAAAGCTGTCCAGAACAAACTTGAGAAGGTTCTCGGCGACCAGCAGACAGAAATAGACTCGTTAAATTCACACCACGAGAAATATAAAGCGGACTGTGGTAGGTAGCAGCAGGCAGGCCAGATCACACAGTCATTCAACAACGCAAAACGTAGTTAGAATATTGCATAACTACAACGCATTTTAAGCGTTATTGCCCAGTTAACGTACTGTTAGGCA
Encoded here:
- the pdca gene encoding phosducin a is translated as MSGSTENEELPATQTGHKGVIHDWRRFKLESEDHDSIPPNKRELLRQMSNPKSRNEDKQEKVNRKMSMQEYEMIQEEDENCLRNYRKQCMQEMHERLSFGPTFDTVFELESGEAFLEVIEKEHCLTLVVVHIYDDGIKGCDALNNCLTCLAAEYPSVKFCRIRASATGAGERFSDDVLPTLLVYKAGELLGNFMCVTKHMNEEFFATDVENFLNEYGLLPEKEFAACPDEVENADVE
- the odr4 gene encoding protein odr-4 homolog → MGRSYIVDEAVEKYLGELQTPPGSCVTGLLTGQSSPQRDFVVLAVQTPHRESEGPAKASTGGSPLDDIDVEWVTEHARQVSRMLPGGLSILGLFLVTPPELSKDAQNTLKRLIFAVDKYITKGRLWELTEEDVTDRVTLHICSITKKAVCRTFDVKDPKSSAKPADWKYQTSVLSSWPMLTCSVELDVHIPVNESASNNTEKCIQDGFRKWAKQIEAGHCLINGKQAFDDSEFISGQKKNPKITQRQTLPARILVSDEHPEVDERSSAQVQVCSGSARVRGVVHCRAYIHNNKPKARQAAQAIKRDIINTVSCRVEMFLEDLLISEGSHKGPCSGRQALPRRVFVPAPCSGLSLCDYMFPDESTGDVAERLKEMLDWDIPETDIDISLETSHLFCSEVTDSHSSDSSEHVTSEVETPKIQKAPQYYAGVAVAAAVALLATATSLLYFNE